The stretch of DNA GTTTGGACAATTTTTGTTGAGTATTCGTCCATAATGAGCGCAACTATCACTACATTCATTGTTTACTCATGAATTAACCCGTTTTCCCGACAAAAATTAACCGTTAAGGAACCACATTATGATATCTTTGGATAATTTTGGAACTAATCGctaagtttaggggtacaccgtAGAATCCGAGAGGTACATCGTAGAAAAACCTAATCATTAAACTACCTCAATAAATCAACAGCAAATTATACAATCACAAATCTACCACAAATTAGAATATAACAGTAAATCAAacataaaactcaaaaattacaatcaaacttttcaaaaaaaaataccTGATAATAGGGCTGAGATTGAGGAGCTGGATAATAATAATTCTGGGAATTGGGGACCTGGGTTTGTTGAGGATCAACGGAAAGAGGAACCCCGGGTGGGTGAATTGAATTAGGATCATAGGAAGTAGAATAATCAGGGTAATAATATGCAGAAGAAGCATAAGTTGTTGAAGAATTGGGGTTACTATAATCTAGGTTATTCTGATTatcatattgttgttgttgagggtATGTTGCATAGTATGATTGTGGATCATATGATTGAATTTGAGATGAAGATGAATAATAATCATATGATTGTGAGGTTGGATTTGTTGTTGTGGTGTTCTGGGTTTGATATTGGTATTGATTTTcatatggttgttgttgttgtggttgttgttgtgctTCCATGGTTGCTACACTTGTCTTTGATGGAATTGGAGATTGTGAATTTGTAATTTTCAATGAACAAGTTTTGTTGTGCTTTTGAGGGGGTCTACTAGGGCTCCAATAGAATGAGGGGCTAAATTTTCACACCCTAAATACTACTGTCTCATCGATTTGACTTGTGCTCGATCTCAAATTTTCACACCCTAAAATGGTTTATACTACTGTATCACTGACTTGACCCGAACTCGAGCTCGGATGGGAATGAGATTGGTTTGGATCTCAAAATTATGGTCATCTTGGAGCTCATTAATCCTGGAAATTAATAGTTTGACTCCTGCGAAAACTAAAACTTATTCTAAGGATTCATTGAGCGAGATCATTTTTTCCGGGAAATTCTAACTTGTTTTCTGGAGTTTTTATAAGTCGTATCCATTTTTATATTCTACATTTTGTCCCTAAACTTATTACTTATTTTTCGTCAATTTTATCTCTCCCCGAACAACCGTACTTCAACCTCTATTATGGCTCATAAGTGTCGTATTGTTATCTTATGCGAAAGTATTACAAATCACTTTTAATAAACACAAACTTTTATTAAAAATCTTCATTATGAACCATGAAATGATGATGAAGTTTTCACAAATTGTTAGTTAGATTCGTATGTTATTGGGTGGGTTGATGAGTAATTCGAGGGGagtaataattggaataataaAGAGTCGGTTTGACATAACAACTAACAAGCTAAGTTAACGAAGACACACAATAAGTTAACGGTATATACCAATGTATAGAGTTCAAGGTAGAGGTGATCAAATGTGGGCTTTAGGCGGATATGGGTCGGGCTCACTTTTATATTATGGGCCACGGACAAGCTAGTTAGTGGGCCGAGCCTTTGTAATTTTCTTAAAATGTCTTGTCCGTACCCTTTCTTTGGCGGGCGGGATAAGCCGGGTTCAATAGACAAGCCAACCCATAAACAACTCTAGTTCAAGGTTACCACATAGAATTTTTAAGAATTTTTAAAAACTAGAAGTACAACATAGAAAACAAAAATACTCGAGAATGCAACCTAGAATTTTATAGTGGGATTATGCAATTTTAACTCCCAAGATATATTTATCAGATCGGATAACTTAAATTGGTGGGTTTTGTTACTTTGCTTATTAGACTTGTCAAATTATGACCAGATCCCAGATCGATTTTCTCCAGGGTCAAGTCCCGGAAATTTTAACCCACGGTCCCCTCGGCCGGCACAAGTTAATTACTTGGGTTATGGCTGGTATGTGGACACTCAAGTAAATGAAGGTCATGTTCTTTTCGACTGAACTGAATGaaattgaactaaactgaatgaAGTTAaaataagtgttaattagtgaagAGATGAGCTAAACTGAGcttaactaaacttaatatagCTGAACGAAAAATAAAATAGGGAGATTGGAATTAAGCCGAAAAAACATGATCGAAATTAAGGGTGTTCATCGGTCTAGAACCACAGCGGACCGGACCGCAATGACCCACGGATCGGACAACCCCATACCCCATACCCCAAACCCGGAGACCGGACCGGTTAAGTGGGaacccggaccggaccggaacccTTTGGATCCGGTTTTTTTTCGGGTTTGGACCGGACCGATTCTATTTTTAAAGGTAATTTGAGGCGATTTTTTTGCTTGGACCGGACCGGACAACCCCATATCCCAAacccggagaccggaccggaTAGGTGGGAACCCGGACTGCCGATTTTTTCCGGGTTTGGACCGGACTGGTTCTATTTTAAAGGTAATTTGAGGTGATTTTTTTTGCTTTGACCGGACCGGATCGGACCAGAGACCGATCACAATATTTTTATGAACCCAAAGACCAGACCGGATTGTATTCGATCTAGACCGACCGGTCCGGTTTACCGATCCGGTCTACAATGTGTAGCCCTAATCGAAATCGCAAAACAAAGTCAAAATCATCCATCCACAACTTGGAGTATTTTGACTCTAGTTTTCTCCAAAAGCACATTTAGAACACCACATCCTACATGGCACAATATTACTGGTGGAAGCTATGTGTATTCCGCGTCACTTTCTGAAACCTCTTCCTCTTTAAATATCTGACTTGTAAAAATTgtggaaaaataaattaaatttgcGACAatattttcccccaaattttaaTCTCCTACGTTTATTTCTCTCAAATCTCATCAACCAAAAGTTCAGGTCCAATTTCTCTTCTATCTCATCTCATttgattttctagggttttgatCTGCATGCATTCAATTCCGATTTTTCAGACGTTTGATCTGATTTGCATGAATTAATCTGTAAATTGTTTATTCAGATCTGTGATAAAAAATTATTGGAATTTTTTAAAATGTCTGAATTGTGATTGTTTGATTCGTAAATTTGTTGTTTGTATCGTAGATCTTGCTTTTTGTGTGTGCTTTTGCCTTGAATCTAGTAGTATAATTTACGGTTTTTAAGATGATTAGTAGATCAATCACAGGGGTGTTGATTGATTGATGATTGATTTACTAGTTTATGATGATTGAACTAGATTTTATGATTAGGGTTGAATTTGCGAAGTTGATTTTGATAGGAATTATGTGAATTATCAATCTTAACGTTAGCAATCGAGTTTAatgaatgaatggttgattactCGAGATGTATGTTTAAGATTCCTTAAATTAGCTTAATTGGGGACTTGGACTGTTGTAAGATACATATTTTAAGAAGCGAAAAGAACTTATTGAGCTTGGTTGGGGACTTGGCCTGTTGTAAGCTGTGTTACCCGGACTCTTCGACACGGGTGTCGTGTTTGACGCGTGTTGAGCGTCGGATACGGCTATTTTGtgtggatttttcaattttttggtctaAAGTGAAGTGTCAAAGTGTCGTGTCGGTATCGGGGTATCGGACCAAAAGGGGTCGGATACGCGACACGGCAGCTATTTGGTCTAAAGTGAAGTGTCAAAGTGTCGTGTCGGTATCGGACCAATAGGTGTCGGATACGCGACACGGCAgctaagtgaagtgtcggagtaacatagattGTAAGAACTTGGCTAATGTAGTTTTCAATGCTACTCCCTTtgtccggtcatttgttgtcctattccattttagggtttcttagtcaattgttgttctttctattttaagaatgaactttaTGAGCAATttcatcattcacactcaatttgatccacttgtcatttagtaattgactttctcttctttctttggtctttgtgccaaaatcataggacaacaattgactgagactgAGGGAGTAATATTTAGCAGTTAGCACGAGTTTAGTGAACTCGGGAATAATGTGATTAGTATCCCTACGTTTGGATCACTGTATAATGTTTTATGGGTACTAATTTTATACGAGTATATGGTTTTAAAACATTGTGTGGAGGTTTTGTTCAGTGTCTTGATCGATGGTATTGATTTGTCTGATACTGCCTAGATTCAGCTTTCCATTGTATGAAAAATTCTAGTGGTGTAGCTTGGTAATCCATTAATAAAATGCTGATGTTCATGGAGAAAGACCCTTCGCGTGGATGGTTATGGCATTACTAGTTGAAGGATGGTGCAGGAATTTGGCACTTAAAACTAAGCAGACTGAATGAAACACGTTCTTTTGACTTGTCATTATAAATAACATGGCATTGTTGCTTTCGTATGTTAATACTCCGTAGGCCCTATCCGTAGCTGTTAGTTTGAGGATCAAATCCCTGCGTTACCTATTCTGAATTGCACTCTAAACTGTTTATCATGTACTTAGAGCTTTGCACACATGGTAGTCTACAAAGGCGAATGCATGTAGTCGCGTACTTGTTCTTTAAACATGCAGTAGTCTTATTTGAGACTGTCTAAATACCTGTGTATTTCTCATTAGATTACAGTGTTAATAAGTAAAAGAAAAGCTTTTACTTATTATGTAATTGTGAACTCTGTATAGTGTACTATGAACATgcaattttgaacaatttttagtCTTGTATGGATCAGTTCTTAAAACTTATGTATTCCTCTAAGTTAATGGGCTAAACATGTGTGACAGTCTTATATAAGTCTTGCTAATAAGGTACTAGGTAGTCTCACAAGTATGAGCTGTATGACAGTCTCATTTAAGTTGATGTGCTAAACATGTGTTGTTTTATCAATTCAGACATGGCCGGTACAGCTCCACCCAGAGGCAGTGCAGCAGCTGCTGCAAGTCTTCGCCGGAGAAGGACAGCAAGTGGAGGTGCAGCCGGAGGCGCTTCAGGGACAATGCTCCAATTTTACACAGACGATGCCCCTGGTTTGAAGATATCTCCTAATGTCGTACTTATGATGAGCATCGGGTTTATTGCCTTTGTCGCCTTGCTACATGTTGTTGGCAAGCTCTGGTTGGTCCAGAAGAACTGAAGAGTTTAACTCCATGATATATGGAGGTCGACTTTAAGTTTTAGAGAACTTTCATAGTTTCTGTGTCGTGTATTTCACTTTTGTActcaaagagtagatttactCAGTTATAATATATCGACATTTTCTTGCTCCATTCTAGCTCGACACAAATAGTTGAATCCAAGGTAAAATAGTGTGATCATCACTAGAGAGATGACTGAAAATGAGCAGAAAATTTAGAGGGTCTTTCAACCCACACTGTTAAAGTGAATGCACTTTTGAAATTTCATATTCAACTGGAATTTGCCGTACTTTTCTTTTACTGTAGCGGAGGCTATTTAAGTGacttatacggagtattatacgAGTAGATGAATTGCAATCCCATAGAAAGTTCAATCAATTGCTCCGAAAATTACCTGAAGCTTACCGTTCATCTCGCCGGAGGCTCTCCGGTTCTCCGAGTGTCCTTTCGAAGTTAATCTCCTTATTCTTGTTTGTTCCACACAACGATCTTGTGTTTGCATGCAATGATCAGTAGACCGCTTATGGTGATCGACTGTGTTTTGTTGGACTAGAGTGCAGCTAGGTATGTGTATTAATTATTCATTCGAGCGTCTGTCTGTAGATGATACTCTGTATAAGTCTCCATGTGTAGAGAGAGTTTAGACCGTAATCTTAGGACTTTCATTTATCAAAGTCGAGTGCATTTCCTACAGGACCAATTCGAACTAAATTAGCCCGAGACATAACATAAATGACTAGAAATAACTCTAGAAATTTAAAAAGTGGGTAATTTGGTCTTAAATTGGAATATAAAAtgtaaaactaaaataattacccatatcatgtgaaacatctcgTGTAAACAAAGTTAAGTGACCGTCTCACACAACAATTAGCGATCAAGATcactatttttataaaaaatcaGATTAAGTCCGTATAACAGAAAGTAGTTACTCGTACTCATAACCGCTATAACAGAAATAGTTAATTCCTCTCTCCTCCATAACAGAAACTGCAAATATTCTCACAAATTCTCTCATAAACTCAACAAATTTCCCAACAAATTCTTcccagaaaaaaaaaacaaagatgaAGATTAAGCCAAACCCCATGAAAAAAAGACCAGTAATCTCATCATCATCAAACAGCAGCATCACAAATAATCTCAtgatgaacaacaacaataatcaaaatCATGATCCTAATCACAATCAAGTTGTTGATGATAATCCCAGCAAGAAATCTGCATCAAATGTGAGTGAAATTACTGATAATACAAGTAAACTGAGGATTCGTGTACCACGATCAACTTCTTCGCGTTTCGGAAATGTATCGTCACCTACTAATGATCATGATTATGATTTTCCCACTGATTTCCCTCCTGATTTCGCTCGTGCTTCTGCTGAGTTTTACACTCCTACTTACCAGGTACTACTTACTACTCTTTCTTTTTTCCCTTTTTCTCGTCTTTCGAAATTTCGAcactaaaatgtaaataaatgattgagacggaaggATGAGTAGTAAAATCTTGTATTGTGTACGTTTTAGTTTTGTGACCGGGTTCGGATTTCGATTTCTTGTTTCTTCGAAACTTATGTTCGATGATTCGTATATTGATCACTGCTAGTTTTGCGATTTTCGACGTAGTTCTTGTAGTATATTGATTACTGATTACTGCTGGTTtttctttcttccctttttctaATCTTTCTAAATTTCGACAGTAAAATGTCAACAactgattgagacggagggatgAGTCGTAAAATCTTGTGTTGTGTACGttttaattttgtgaatcttttATGTTTTTGCGTTTTGGTTCATTTAACTTCCTGCTGTGTGCAGTTTTTTTTACTCCGTAGTTTATTGATTACTGTTTGTTTTGCGATTCTCGACGTTTTTTAGTTATCGATCGTTCATTCGGAAATAGTCTATTTGTGTTTTTTAGTACATCGGACTATGGACTAGTGGACTAGGGTAATGATGTTCTTGTTCGGTTTTTTTGGAACGCTAATTCGAAAATGATGATTATGTAATGCGATGTAGGCTATGAAGAATTCAGCATTTTTCTCAAATAAGCAACGCGAAAAATCCAAGCGTTTGAGTAATGCCTCGACTTTGTATGAATCAACAATTGGAAACGAGTTTGGAAATCAAAGCTTGCAGAGTTCGACTACATATGGGTATGAATCATCGAGAACATTATTAGATGGGTTTCATCCTGAAGTTTTAGGGCTTCTGCCACCTGTTCCTGAAGATTTCGCACATGCTATTCCTGTCGACTGTGAGGTTAATGCCCAGCCTAAGCCGTTTAAGGAGTTCTTGGATGAATTTCAGTGTCAAAAGGAAAGAGCTGAGTCCGGTGCATCGAGGAAAGAGAGCTACACTAATCTGCTCAGGAAGTTAGTCCTATTAATTAATTCCTGGTTCTGTGATATTTAATTTACAGTTTCTTCTGATCGATAAATATGTTGGATGTTTGTAAAATTGGTTAGGTTGAGGATCAAGGAGGATGCAATAGAAGCATGGGAGTCGAAACAGAAGAACAAAGTCGAAGATCAGCTCGATAAACTTGAGGTAATTGCAAGATTTGGGTACTGTATTTTGCTGTTTGTCAAGCTACATCGGAAATTAATAGCATTTGTATAATTTTTCTGTACTGCATGGTCACTGAGTAGACAGTGACGGACCAGAAAAATATTGTTTTCGATATACCAGTAAATAATTTCTGGACTAGAAAATAAGGTAAGAAATTCAATAATGAAAGTTAACTGCATATAATATACCTGTGGTGGAAGCAGAGGAGATTGGAGAAGAAACGAGCAAAAGCAGTGCAGAGAACGCACAAGAGACTAATGGAGACAGAAATGGAAGCGGAGAAGAGGAAGGCCATAGCAAGGCGTGCCGTGATGAAGGAAATGTCTAAGCTCCAAATCAACATTTAATCAGTCAATTATTCAGCAAACTGAAATCAACTGCTACACATACATTTGTTCCACTGCTTTCATAGTCCTGCCTGAAGAACCAACACACGGACGGGACTGCATCTCCGTTACTTCCGTAGAAATTAACCTTGTTTGTAATACTTTTTTTTCTTCACATATGCCTAACAGCAGACAGTAGACACTGAGCTGGTTTTCGGATGATTTACGAATGAGCATTCACCTATGTT from Silene latifolia isolate original U9 population chromosome 10, ASM4854445v1, whole genome shotgun sequence encodes:
- the LOC141607583 gene encoding uncharacterized protein LOC141607583, with translation MKIKPNPMKKRPVISSSSNSSITNNLMMNNNNNQNHDPNHNQVVDDNPSKKSASNVSEITDNTSKLRIRVPRSTSSRFGNVSSPTNDHDYDFPTDFPPDFARASAEFYTPTYQAMKNSAFFSNKQREKSKRLSNASTLYESTIGNEFGNQSLQSSTTYGYESSRTLLDGFHPEVLGLLPPVPEDFAHAIPVDCEVNAQPKPFKEFLDEFQCQKERAESGASRKESYTNLLRKLRIKEDAIEAWESKQKNKVEDQLDKLERRLEKKRAKAVQRTHKRLMETEMEAEKRKAIARRAVMKEMSKLQINI
- the LOC141605204 gene encoding protein transport protein Sec61 subunit beta-like, with amino-acid sequence MAGTAPPRGSAAAAASLRRRRTASGGAAGGASGTMLQFYTDDAPGLKISPNVVLMMSIGFIAFVALLHVVGKLWLVQKN